From the genome of Aspergillus oryzae RIB40 DNA, chromosome 4:
CTGAAAGCCACTGCATTCTTCGTTTTGGGCGGATGTCGATGCAGAAGACCCCAGAAGGTAAGATATCGGATATCTATCTGCCATGATTCTCTTTTCACTGTCTTTTTCAGTGTCTAAATCCGCCTGCTCATCATAGAGATCGTCCAGGAAGTCACGCAGTCGACGTCGAAGAATACCGGACCTTAGTAGCGGCCAATCGTCTTGcgtcttcatttcttttctgagaagcttcttgacaaACAAGTCCGGATTCTGAACGAACTTCTCTAAGTATGCTAGAAGGTATAGGCCGCAGTCTGAATAGTTGGACTGCAAAGGGATCGCTCGAGCCCTCATGCCTCTGATTAGGCTTCTATCAATTTCAATGCCACGTTTAGATTTGGCCTCTTCGTAAAGGTAATCGCGGAGATTACTGATGGTGGGTGAGCGAGACAGATCCAAAGAGTCAAAAGTAATTATAGTTGCTTGACGAATATCGAATTTAGCACCTCCAGGCTTTCCGCTGGgctttgccttcttcgagCCCTTACGCGGAGACGCTGCTAGTCTAGGAGCTTCCCTCAGGCTAGCCTTTTGGGTGGGTTCTGCTATAGCTGCAGGGCTGGAGAACTTGGCGGGAGAAAAGGCAAGGttctcttcttgctccgGCCACTCTGTAGGGGGCAACTCTGGTGCACCGTctttggattcttctttgtctAACAAGCTCATTGACTCAAGTGAACGCCGGGTTGCTTCGTCTTTCGCAGGTTCCAAATTTCGACTGTTGTTGACTTTCGTTTCTTTAACAGCTGGTAGTTCCTCGATAGGTTCAGGCGTTTCAGGGATTTCGCGGCCTTCACTCTCCGGTGCAGCCGAATTGTCTTTGTCATTTTCTGAAGGTCGGTCCTCCGTGCTTTTGTCGGCAATGCCAGGTAAGTTGGGTAGGTTGCAAATGATAGCGACGTACCAGTGAGCGTTTTCATTGATAGGGACCACGATGTAATCGAAACCGAAAATGTCAACGGCGCGAGTCCACTTTTGAACACCTTCATAATTAATATTTCTTCTGCCCTTAACGTTTGTCAGGGTTGCGAAGAAGTACGAGTTGAAGAAATAGACTCTCTTCGCTACGTCCTTGTTAGTCCGCTCTAAGTGATCTTCGAGAAAACGCATGTAGAAGCCTATGAGGTTATCATTCAAGAACTCATTGTCACGCAGCCGTTCACGGTCTTGGGCATCGACCTCagcctttttcttgccaAAGCGGGGATACACAAGCGGTCTAACTTTCGATTAATACAAGGACGCATAGAGCACGGGGAGGCACATACTTGCGCCATATCTTATCTGTCTCTTCAGCCTTTTGCTGAGAGCcatcatcctcaacctcatcatcactgcAGCTCAAGTTAGTTGGGGAACCTTTGTTCATGGCAAGGGGTCACTCACCAGactgttgttgctggtgcCCGACGCGACATTGACCGTGTTGCCCGATTAGAAAATGATGATCTGGGGGAAAGTTTCTTCACAGGAGCTTTGTCcgcttcttgttcatttgaAGGTAGTTCTCGTGTGCTTTCGGCGTTTAAGGTTCCCGAAGTTTTGGTTGCTGAGGACTTCGAACATTCCACCAAAGCGGTATCCGAAGGCTGTATTTGTCCGGCAGTATTTTCAATATTGTCCTGTAAAGAGTCCGACAATTTCACCCTCTTAGCGACTTCCGGCGCCCTGTATAATATGGGCTTTTGCTTGTCTTCACCAAGGCGCTTGGCTCCATTCGCTTTCTGTTCCGCCAGATCTTCGGCCCGTTTCATGAATGAATCTTTCAACCAACCACTGTGATCGTATAAGCCTCTGTGCAAGGAGTCAAAACATGGGGTGGTAGATAAGACATACTCCTGCCTGTATAGCCACCGAACATGTTGCCCGTGCAGCCATCTCTCTAACAAATTACACAAAGTTTCCTGCTCCTCGGACGTGCAGAATTCCATGTCCATCTCGTTATCAAGCCCCCCTTTTCTGGAAAACTGTAGACGAACTCTCCGACTAGGCGGCTCCCCCTGTACGACCTTGTCAAGTCTCTCAAGAGAAGTTCTTTGACCGTTCCAAGGAAATGTTATACTAGTTTCTGTAGTCTTTGTAGACTCTGTAGTTTCCACACCTATTTCAAATGCTTGACTTGACCGGTGTTCATGCGGCCCAAATCGAACGAAGGTGGCATAGAAGCATTTAACGGCTAATTTGACAGGCGTTGCCGGAGCCTTTCTCCGCTTGTCGGATTTCCGATGGTTTTGGGAGGAGCCCGTAAATACCGTAGGCTGTATATCAGATGGAGACGCCAGCCGACCGACTATGCCTGGATGTTCTTTGGCTTCAGACATAGCAATGGTGGTCTCTTTTTCACGGTCTCTTTTCAGTGTGTTGGGAGCTGGTTGGACGGTTGCGCCTCCTTGCAGTTCATCAGGACTGTCCCTCGGATTGTCTGGATGATTCTGATCCGTCCCAACGGAAGGACTACGGAGATTTGGACCCTCTTGATGTTCCGAGAGACGCGGATGTACTTCGACACTCTCGATGGCTTCATGCTTCCCCACTCGATCTGGCCACGCAATTTTGGTTGACTCCGGTTCCACTTTTGACGCCGTCCCGCGCCTCTCTCTGGCTGCGTCCTCAGTAAATCGCTCTTCATAGTATCCATCCGAAGATAATTGAGAGTATTTTATAGAGCCTCGCTTGGGAGTTCGAGGGGGTTTGATGCCCCTCTCCACGTCACGATACTCGTCAACTCTATTGCGTTTGAAACTCGGATCCCATAGCTTCGTTCTTTCTGAATGTTGACTGAGTGAAGGCGACAACCGTGTCGAGTGTCCAGCAGAATATGAGTTATCCGGGGGGATTTGCTCCATGATATCATCGTCGAGAATGCTTATGATCCCTCCGGACGTGTCCTGGCTCTCTCTGCGCCGACGTTTCGACGGCCGCTCCTGATCGTCGTGTACGGCACCATTTTCTGGACGGGTGACGATAACTCTAGTACTTCTTTGACTGTTGCTGCTCCGATCTGCTTTCCCCTGCGCATGAACTGGTCCGCTTTCTCGAGCACGTTGTGATATTGTATCGTGAGGTTTCAACGATGGAATATTCTATGGCCATAGAGTCAGGAGAAAGACGGACAATAGCTCGGAATCCGATCGCATACCGGTTTATTCTTGCGACCATACTTTTGCCCCGCTCGTCCAGGTATAATCCTTATCGCGGCAGGGTCTGACCTGGAAAAACAACCACCTGTAAGCTCCTCGTTCACTACGCCACTAGAATCGGATATGATAATCGCAAAACGTACCGTATGGTACTACCGGGCAATAATCTCTCTTCGTCGTTTTGAGTAGGTAGGCGTTTCTGGATCCGCGTCGATTTGTCCTCTCCAAGTCTACCACCCAATGTATCAGCATACTCGGAATCGCTTTTGCGCTGCGAGGTCATATTTACAGACGACGCATCCCTACGCCCGGTCGAGTAATGGTCTGGCGTAGTTGTAAACGTACAGATTCAGAACGTTGGGGTCTTTCGGCATAGCTATAGGCTGATTGAatctaaaaaaaaagca
Proteins encoded in this window:
- a CDS encoding uncharacterized protein (predicted protein), producing the protein MIFGVNICLEGFQNSCPTGSPLNPRNLDQPQSAISHLMRPPTKCDGHRRPVRGLDLCLPSSIIHIELRRGRDYTYARAKFICFFFRFNQPIAMPKDPNVLNLLGEDKSTRIQKRLPTQNDEERLLPGSTIRGVVNEELTGGCFSRSDPAAIRIIPGRAGQKYGRKNKPNIPSLKPHDTISQRARESGPVHAQGKADRSSNSQRSTRVIVTRPENGAVHDDQERPSKRRRRESQDTSGGIISILDDDIMEQIPPDNSYSAGHSTRLSPSLSQHSERTKLWDPSFKRNRVDEYRDVERGIKPPRTPKRGSIKYSQLSSDGYYEERFTEDAARERRGTASKVEPESTKIAWPDRVGKHEAIESVEVHPRLSEHQEGPNLRSPSVGTDQNHPDNPRDSPDELQGGATVQPAPNTLKRDREKETTIAMSEAKEHPGIVGRLASPSDIQPTVFTGSSQNHRKSDKRRKAPATPVKLAVKCFYATFVRFGPHEHRSSQAFEIGVETTESTKTTETSITFPWNGQRTSLERLDKVVQGEPPSRRVRLQFSRKGGLDNEMDMEFCTSEEQETLCNLLERWLHGQHVRWLYRQDGWLKDSFMKRAEDLAEQKANGAKRLGEDKQKPILYRAPEVAKRVKLSDSLQDNIENTAGQIQPSDTALVECSKSSATKTSGTLNAESTRELPSNEQEADKAPVKKLSPRSSFSNRATRSMSRRAPATTVCDDEVEDDGSQQKAEETDKIWRKPLVYPRFGKKKAEVDAQDRERLRDNEFLNDNLIGFYMRFLEDHLERTNKDVAKRVYFFNSYFFATLTNVKGRRNINYEGVQKWTRAVDIFGFDYIVVPINENAHCRNLEPAKDEATRRSLESMSLLDKEESKDGAPELPPTEWPEQEENLAFSPAKFSSPAAIAEPTQKASLREAPRLAASPRKGSKKAKPSGKPGGAKFDIRQATIITFDSLDLSRSPTISNLRDYLYEEAKSKRGIEIDRSLIRGMRARAIPLQSNYSDCGLYLLAYLEKFVQNPDLFVKKLLRKEMKTQDDWPLLRSGILRRRLRDFLDDLYDEQADLDTEKDSEKRIMADRYPISYLLGSSASTSAQNEECSGFQEPQVKVSSNSEIDPQKYPPDKRRPASTQSSPAAYDGGRALKTEKDGEHKMAPSLKDPGVEIASPNATDKIEDEGVEVQVPDSQEVIEEISSHSAKIPKEEDGSPSNLAAMKPVDHKMRSVDDKKTKKAGQPAKLPTVEVQIIPPSYQGDMKYQRSARQKPK